The following is a genomic window from Podarcis raffonei isolate rPodRaf1 chromosome 5, rPodRaf1.pri, whole genome shotgun sequence.
ACCTTTCTCCCTGGTCATTTTTGTGTGTACACAGTATGATTTTGTATGGATGGAAATTGTTAGCCCCCGCCTTGCAGTCTGAAATAGTATTCCCCTGTACACAAATTTTATCACCTCAGAGAGAACAAGATATTTGGTCTACATGAGGCCCTATTATCACCCCATCTGCCTTGATGTGAGACCCAGTGTTGTCTTATTTTGTGGCTCCCAATTGCACACTTAGCTCTTTAACTCCCCTCCACTGATATGAAAATAACCTCCACTTCTCCCTCCCACTCGCCTGACTCCTCCTTCACTTCATTCATAGGCGTGTGTTCCCCTTTCTCCTTTACACAACTGTGGCAAGATCACTTCCTTACACTTCATGTTATGATGGTTGCTTCAAACGTCGTGAAAACCCACAATTTACATAAGTACTTTCTATTTAAGTCCTTTTCTAGGTAACTGTTAGTAAGTAGGTTGTTTCTAAAAAATAGTTTGCGACTTACTTGGTGTCTGACACTCCCACGAGTGGCTTTTTGCATGTGCTGTACACTCATGCCATGCTTTCCTTGGAGGAATTAGAATAATCACATAATTTGGAATAAGAAAACGGTGTAAAGCACATGACTTGAAGAAAATACTGCTGGCCAGTCTTATGAGCTTCTGAAAATTTGATGTTGACATCAACAACCCTTTTCTAGTCAAGGGAGTTTAGTTTGTGTGGCAgtgagaaatttatttattttacaagccATGTACAACAAGAGAAAATGAGTTAAAAtacaagttttaaaaacaataaaaccatcccTACAAACTCTAAAAACAACTGTTTCTACATATGTACAATTAATATTCCATAAATGATTAAGTCACACctcagggaaagccttcttaaacaaaaatgtcttcagtaggCACCATTGTGCTCTAGGTTAACAGTAATGTCTGATTGCCCCATCATGGACTCTTAATGATTGGGTTCTTCATGCCATTACTAATCATATTAATGTGAATGTTGGCCTCTATTGAGATTTGAATCTATTTCTCCAGTTTAACATTGCAAACTCAAAACAGCTTATTGCCCTATAATGAGCAAGCTAATTAAGCAATGGGCTAAGAGTGAGACTCCATCCCACTTTTGAAAGGTTTAGTTGGGTGCTGCAGTACCCATGTGGAGAAGCTGCATGAGGTCCTCTACAGATAGGTTTCTTTGTGACCACCGGTTTTGGTCGAGCTCTGATTCGCATAGTGAATAGCTCTGATTCACCACCATAGCTCCGATTCACCAGACAACCAACTGGAAAATTTGTATGAGTTTAAATTTGTTTTAGTTTATACTATTGTGGTTTTAACTGTAACTTTTTAGTGGTAattctattgttttatttaatttttttataaaccacttcaaggttctttttacaatcaagtggtatataaattttatgaaaagaatacaaaaataaaactggAGGAAAATCATGTGAAGTGGGCACACATGGCTTTCTTGCAGAGGACCCAGTTTCAGACTATTGGCTCACACTTCAGTGTCTGTCGGTCAGGATGGCCGTTTATCACCCTCAGTACTGAAGGCAACATGTGGGAGAGTGCTGTCACACTCCTGTTTGTGAGCTtctcataggtatctggttggttaCAGTGGGAGCATAAACCTGGACTTTATaggcatttggcctgatccagcagagcttttcttattttcttaattTATCTGTTTGGTGAATGGAGGGACTCGCACCACTTTTTCACAAGGCTAGTGTAGGATGGCTCTGGGTAAAAGTATGAACCATATCTGACTATGTTCATGCGTATAGTGGGTAGTCTGGATTACATAACTTGAATTAAAAATGCCATATCTTATGTAGGCGCCCCAAGGACACATACTCAGAATTGCATAACATTCTGTTCCATAGTCTTCTGTATCCATGTGTGGTTGAAGACTGACTTTTTCCAACTCTTTCAGTGCCTGCTTTTGAAGCGATTATACCAGCTGTTGGATTTGAGCATGGGACTAAGACTATAATCCTGTACCCATTTACCGGTACCTGTACCtcgttgaactcaatgggacattGCAGAACTGTTTTCTGGAATATGAAATGTGTGTATGTAGTATTGTTTATTTGTGGTGTTCTATGGCAtaccagtcccaaagaagggcagtgccaaagagtgctccaactaccgcacaattgcactcatttcgcacgctagcaaggttatgcttaaaattctacaaggaaggctcaagcagtatgtggaccgagaactcccagaagtgcaagctggatttagaagaggcagaggaaccagagaccaaattgcaaacatgcgctggattatggagaaagctagagagttccagaaagacatctacttctgcttcattgactatgcaaaagcctttgactgtgtcgaccacggcaaactatggcaagttcttaaagaaatgggagtgcctgatcacctcatctgtctcctgagaaatctctatgtgggacaagaagctacagttagaactggatatggaacaactgattggttcaaaattggaaaaggagtacgacaaggctgtattttgtctccctgcttatttaacttatatgcagaattcatcatgcgaaaggctgggctggatgaatccctagccggaattaagattgccggaagaaatatcaacaacctcagatatgcagatgacacaaccttgatggcagaaagtgaggaggaattaaagaaccttttaatgagggtgaaagacgagagcgcaaaatatggtctgaagctcaacatcaaaaaaacgaagatcatggccactggtcccatcacctcctggcaaatagaaggggaagaaatggaggcagtgagagattttactttcttgggctccatgatcactgcagatggtgacagcagtcacgaaattaaaagacgcctgcttcttgggagaagggcaatgacaagcctagacagcatcttgagaagtagagacatcaccttgccaacaaaggttcgtatagttaaagctatggttttcccagtagtgatgtatggaagtgagagctggaccataaacaaggctgattgccgaagaattgatgcttttgaattatggtgctggaggagactcttgagagtcccatggactgcaagaagatcaaacctctccattctgaaggaaatcagccctgagtgctcactggaaggacagattgtgaagctgaggctccagtactttggccacctcatgagaagagaagactccctggagaagaccctgatgttgggaaagatggagggcacaaggagaagggggcaacagaggacgagatggttggatagtgttttcgaggttaccagcatgagtttgaccaaactgcgggaggcagtggaggacagaggtgcctggcattctctggtccatggggtcacgaagagtcggacacgactaaacgactaaacaacaacaacaacaatggcttaAGTAGTCTTTCAGCACATATTATGCATTGTAtgcaactaaattctactcagagtaggaccattcaaattaatggatctaaattaaccatgtccattaattttagtgggtctgtGAGTATGATTAATGCCGGAAACAACCCTATGAGTATAATATGTTCACATTTATTTACTGCTTTTTTAATCATAGCTTAATACATTTGTGAAGTGGGAAAGATATCAGTAGTGTCTTTCTGTAAAAGTTTTGTCTTGTATTTCCTCTTCAGTTTCTTTGCTTGATGTTTTAGTTAGGTAAGtggtcctttaaaaaaacagTCTAAATATGTACCTTTAAAAATGagacatagtaataataatcatatATATTGCACACATACCCTGGGCTTGACAGTAATTTGGCTTAGAAAGGAATCAGTACATCCAATGGTTATTTGGTGTCATTCCTTTTAGAATGTCCTATTAGATGCTGTGTTGAATTATTCAGTATCAGCAGCCACTGAATAGTTAAAGCCTGATGGATTGTTTTTTGGCTGAGATTACATATTCATTTCCCAAAGGATTCCAACAGGTTGCATAGCAAATTCCTTGCATTGCTAATGTAAGTGCAGTTTGCCCATTGTCCCCAATCCTATCTACAGGCTTCACTTCTTATACCCCAGAACATCCTACTATGTGACTGACTTTCCAACAGTATTGCATAACATGCCCATTTGTGGAAATAGTATGATCATTTCTGTGAGATCACTTGTTTGTGTAAGATTCACTCCTTCTGCCCAGAAAGGCATTATTTTTGTACAAATccaaaaaaatgtattaaatacaCCTTAATTCTGTTATACCTCCAGCAATGCATGTTTCGGCCAAAAGTTTTACTAATCCTgtgtggaatatatatatatatatatatatatatatatatatatatatatatatcaaaacaTCTACTTCAAGACAACACCCAACAATTCTACTTTCTATAAATCAATATTTTCTTCAATCCTCAAACTCAGATATCATAAGTTGATTTCctttttcacacaaaaagtctATAAGGAGTTTCCAATCTTCAGTAAATATTAACAATGatttttctctgattaaacatgcCAACTTCGCCATCTCAATTAAGTCCAATAATGTTAACAACCATTCCTCCATGGTAGGTAATGATGAATAATTCCATCTTGTGCATATAAAAATCTAGCCACATTTTTGGAATATTTTTAATGCCCACATCCATTCTGCTTCAAGGATTATTAATCCAATATTTGCTAATTCCCATTCCTTTCCTTTTATGTGAAGGACAAATATATTATTTTGCATATATTGAGAGTATtaaatactctggtttctcttctgaTCGTTTAAATCTTTCACCATTTCCCTCCTATTATATCTAGAAATAGCCATATCTCACTGGTTCTCTCCATTCTACCAGGTGTCTAAGACCAATGTATTTTGTTTTGGCCTCTCTAAATTGCTAACTTGTGCCCCTGCACTCACAGTGGTGGGTTCTATGTCTCCTGATTTAAATTAACATTAATTTTATCATCTTCATCATGGGGCCCCCCCTGAGATGGGTTCTGAACTGGACCCTCCTCAGTTCCTGATgacttccctccagagcaggtaaaataaaaaaggtcgCAGAGCAGGTCTAAGTGCCAATGGTGTTTCCATCCTAGTGCAAATAGAGCCATCCCTTTTATGCAGGCCTAGTCTGCCCTAGAATATTCCCCATTGCCTAACAAATCCAAACCTTTCCTCATAACACCATTATCACATCCATTGCACTGAGACTGAAAAGTTGTGTCTGTGTAGCTCGCCCTGTGTATGGAAGCAGTAGCATTGCATAGAAAGCTACCTTGGAGAACCTTGTTTTTAAACACACTTGGTCCTTGGAGTTCCTTATATAAAATGCTGGAGGCCTGACCAGGGTGAAGATCAAAATGATCTCAATCAGCTACATCTTATGACTTTTACCCAGCATTGAGATGTTAATATAAACAAAATCACAGGGACCGTCATGTGCTGTGTATAATGCAAGAGTTCATTCTCATCTAGTAAATAGACCATTTTCTCTAAAAAAGGAGGATATCTAGTAAACAGACCAGATATCCTTCTTTTTAGAGAAAATGGTCTAGAACGTCCAAAATCTCGCCTAAGGTCAACTGTCTTTCCCTATCCAACAAGTTACGGTACAGTAATTCAGAGCCTATTCATACAGTCAGTGTACAATGAGATAACCTTTGATTTGTTTAAACATTCAAGAGATGAATCAGAAGTTAAAGTAAACTGAAGGAAACTTGACAGCTCCAAACTCGGTCATAACCAATCTCCTTAAGCCATGAAAGCAACAGATTGAATGTCTTCAGCCTCTTCCTACTCCCCTACAATCTGCTTgcaaatcaaacaaaacaaaacaaggcaaaacaaaacaaaataagcatTTGGTCAGGATTCAAAGAAGTGATACATGCATGCCAAGGAGACAACATAGCTGGAGCCTCATTTGTTGCTTTTGCAGCAGCTGATCATATTGGTGAAGAAAAGACAAGCCACAATCACCTGCTTTTTCACTATGGAAACTTATGGTGACAACCATGAATGATGATGGTATTCCATAATGGCTCTTACACATGATAGTCTTTGGATCATGCTATGTGTCTGTCAGGGTCTTTGTCTGTCATGGATCACTTTCTTATTTCTCCTTAGGACAGGGAGACCCTGAGTTCAGCAGTAGGGCAAAGAGAATAATAGAGCATCAAAAAGACTAAACGCAATTacaataaacacaataaataaaaacagaaggctttataagttaaatcagcactttaaattgagccaggaaactaactggtagctaATGCAGTTGTTCCAGAATTGGTATTATATGTCCAGACTGTTCTGTCCCTGTCAACAATCTAGCTGCCAAATTCTGTGCCATCTGCAATTGCTGCaatgtcttcaaaggcagcccaacatagaatgcattgcaacaatccaacctagaggttaccagagcatagaaaaCAGATGTTAAGACTATCTcagtccagataggggcacagctgcaTCATCACTAAAAAGCTGGTGGAAGGCATTCTATGCCACTGAGGCAACCTGAACCTCAAGCAACCGTAACAGGTCTAGAAGTACCCGCAAGCTATGTACCTACTCCTTTGGAGGGAATATTACCCCACTCAGAGCCGGCCGTATCCAACCCCTCTGGTTTAGAGAACCACttactaacagtgcctcagtcttgtcTGGAGTTtaagttttgttaaataaaataaatggggggaaatttaAAGTCAATATTTCATCATTATTCACCCTATCTAGAGTATGGGAATAGTCATACTGAACTACTTTGTTGAAAGGGTTATTGTGTGGCCCTGCTTTGGACAGTAATGCTTCTGCTTAATAATGGTaaatttgtaagctgccttgaatgatAAGCGTCACAAGGTGGTGTGGGTATGGGGAAGGAAGCTTGGGTTGATCTTTGGCTCTGAGAAGGTACTTTCCTTCTAGGTCAGACTGCCTTGTAGTCCTGCTTTGTTTGCTCCCCACTCCCCAGCTGTTCACAGTCCTCTATTTTTATGCATATTAAAGAACTTTTCATGCTATGAAACTCATCAAATCAAGAGAATTGgacacttgctttttaaaaagtgtaagaCTGCAATATTGAGGGAAACAGAATTCTGCAGTGGAACGGGACTCGAAAATACTCAGTTTTGCTGCCTTCAAGAGTACAAACACCTGATGTTTCCATTTTAAGCCTTCCAACACAATGGCATTCCTCTAATAGGAATAATCTATGCAAATAAAATGGCTCTTGTGCTTTGACCTCGTGAACAGAGTTTTAATGCTGCCCAGGCCTTTTAGGCTGAgtcataacattttaaaagatagGAGCGAGGAGCAggatggggggcggggaaggtTTATAATAGAAATGCTGACACAAGAGTGGCTGAAAACAACTGTTTGAGCCAGAGGTGGTGGGATCCAGGTCTTTCTTTGGATAAAGGCTGCATTATTCAAGAGTTAATGCCACTGACCTCATTCCTGCTGACTGCAGGTTCTGACTGATAAGGCTGCACCCACCCAGATCAGTGACTTGGTTGAACAGTGGCTACATCATGATGTTCTGCTGGCCTGTGCATCACAATGTATTTTGGTTGACCaagggtctgattcagtataaagctgAGAGGTATATATAAATTCATAGGCTAGATGATATAAACAAAATATACATGCCCTTCTCTTGCTTCCAAACCCCTCCATGGTTCTATTGCCTTCTGATCTCATGATGCTGGTCAATAGTGGGTCAGGGAATGGACTCTGGTCTTGGTTTTCTGCACTGACTTGGATTATGGTGATCTTAGAGTGGAGGAACTTTCTATAGTTCAGTTGTCATGgtcagattaaaggtaaagggacccctgaccattaggtccagtcatggacaactctgaggctttattggccgagggagctggcgtacagcttccaggtcatgtggccagcatgactaagccgcttctggtgaaccagagcagctcacagaaaaacaatttaccttcctgccggagcggtacctatttatctacttgcactttgatgtgctttcgaactgctaggttggcaggagcagggaccaagcaacgggagctcaccctgtcgcagggattcatagaatcatagagttggaagagaccacaagggccatcgagtccaaccccctgccaagcaggaaacaccatcagagcactcctgacatatggttgtcaagcctctgcttaaagacctcctaagaaggagactccaccacactccttggattcaaaccgctgaccttctgatcggcaagccctaggctctgtggtttaacccacagtcccacccgcatcccttaacatGGTCAGATTACTACCTGGTAAAGTTTAGACTTGCTGGAACTCAGAGCctctgcaggggtgggggactgaATAAGTGTTGCACCCCAGGAGGCTAATGGATCTGGATGGTTTCCTGATGACTCATACAAATCTGcctgggttttgagatcttcaggggaggccTTCTCTTGttcccaccaccctcacaggcatgctTTGTGGGATCATGggagagggacttctcggtagcTGCTCCCAGTCTTTGAAATTCCCTCCCCAGataagctagactggctccctccttgtccttctgctggcaggcgAATACTGTTTTGTTCCACCAGGCTTTTGTGAACCGACTGCCTTTAATAATAACTTTGTTAATAAGTTTGGTGTCTAGCTCTGGGCCTTACTGTCAAGATTGCATGTACAGAGCTATTTCCCACTTGGGGCTATGGTTTCTTTGTTGAGAAACAAAACCATCATTTCTGACAGTGCATGTCAAGAAACAGGGCAATGGTGTTTTCAGTACTGGGAAATGGGGCTGATTTTTGGGTCCGTCTCAGCCTAGCATTGTTTGTTTTGATTGGCAATGTCTCTTAAAGGTCTGAGTCAGAGGTGTTTCTAGTGGTGCTACTTGACTTTaaaatggagatgccagggatttaataTGAGACTGCATACATGCAAAAGCTTCACCACTATGCTTTCCTAAATGTGGTGAAAGCAAAACACAAGACATCTTGGTTTTCTGTGTTCATTCTCCTGACAAGTGAGGAAGGCAGAGAAAATGGAAGAATGGCAACATATGAATATGGCATGATTTAAAGCCTGCTGGATAAGAAAATGAAATTTTTTTATATGGATTCCTCTGGCAGTGGGTTGATTGTGCAATATCTTTTAATATGGATAGGTATACCCAATTTGGTGGAGTCATCACAGTAGTGGGATCCCTTCCCTGGAGGTATTGATCAGCATCcccctttgttgttaggaagtCTTTGAAAACATATTTTATTCCAACGAGCTTTTAATATATAGCTTGTACTGCTATTTTAATTATGTATCTAAGAACCTAGACATAACTAACAAacctttgtttttatcttttagGTATGCATTGGAAATAAAGTTCAATAATACTCAACTCCATCCAAAATAATGGCTGCCATTTTCTGTGAGAACTGTTCCTTTTCATATTTTCAACATGGCCAAGCCTCCCATCATTCTGAAGCTAGTGGAGCTCTTCTGCTCATCATGCTTGGGAAAGTCATGCTCAATCTATTTTTGTTACAAGTCCAAAAACCAAATCTCCGTGAGAGTTATATGGGCTATTTCTGCAAATCACTAGCCTTTGTTGACTTTGTGCTTCTAGCAACTATGTCCTTCATCGCCTGTTTTCAGGATTTCATGCTTTTAGGCGTCCGATTTACTGTGTATCATATCTGTCTTCTGGCTCAGATAGCAGCCCTTGCCTATGGAATCCTATTTTACCCAGTTTCTTTTGTAGCTGGTTTGGATTATTACTTTACAATAACCCAAACTTCCAAGCATCCTAACATGTGTTGGCGAACACTATACACAGTTGCTGTTGCCTTCACGTGGATTTCAGTTCTCTGCtatgttctgaatcttccaggcAGCTCTATAGGACTTGAGGTAAGCCATTCCAATTCTGCCTACCAGTGCCCTTTCTACACCAGCAGCCAGAGCTACTGGCTGACGGTAGGCATGCTGTTTATCATATGCCTGGTTCTTGTATTCTGTTGGTCAGAAGTTGTGGACATGGTAAAATCAATGAAACTAATTTCCATCGAGAGAGAGGTTGTTTTGTTCTTCCCTTACATGCCTGAGTGCAGCCTCAGAGACTCTGCGAAGCATTTTTTGACAAGACTTCTTATCTGCTTTATTGGCACTTGGGCACCATTTGTGCTCCTTCAAATGCTAATCCTGTTCCTTGGTGCAGAGATTCCTGCTTGCATAGAGATGAACGTTCCCTGGCTTTATTTTGCCAACAGCTTTATTATTGGAATCGCATTTTGGGTCAGGCGCCACCAGATTGAAATGACAGAAGAGACTTGGGATGTGGATCCATTTGTCAGCTGGAAATTCTGCTTTGCCCCATTCAATTGCCAAGATGAAGAGAAAACTCAAAAGCCCACCACCCAAAGTTTAATCTGTTAGCAAGCAGCTGCGAGAGGTGAATATTGAGTTACCATAATAGCTTGGGGGAAGATTGTATTATTCTGCGCCATTTGTAAAATTTTgtaggtttttttggggagggatcACCAATATGTGTGTGGTGCTATAATGTAATTGTGTGCTGTTTACCAAGTTGGATTCCCAGTATGTTTACTTCAAAATAATGACAAATTACTGTCAAAGGTGCCCAACAGTGTTGTTTGTAATAATAACCAAATTCTGCCCTCATCTCATTCAAGGCTCTCAGATCCAGTGGAGGCTACCATGGATGGAAGTAGGCAGTTGTTGCAATTTCCACCTTTCTCTTGCAGCCCTCAATGCCACCTTCCCTGCTCCCACCAAATGCTGTCCCAAAGGTTTCCTCAACCcttggaacagatttggggatgggggcAAGGGCTGCAGAAGGAAGGGGGAATAATAGAAAATTGCCTCCTAGCGCCCGTCCATGGAAGCCTCGACTGGATCAAAGAGCTTCTATGAATGGTTGCAATTGGGAAAAACACCaatggctaaaatgttttgatttgAAAGAAAAGACAGTTAAATTGATCTTTTAATCCTTGATGATACCTGATGGGTgcgtatttttatgttttattacaaatactgtgtatgtgtgttttaaattttattttccctcTCTGATTATTTGCAGGGGATTGCTGggttgttcttgcttttattttgattatatattttgtgtttttatattgtatagggtggtatataaataaatatagtttTATTACACAGCGTTTGAGCAACATACTTGAAATAAAATAATCAGTGGCTGTCACTCTTCCCTCAACGTGAAAAAAGACATCAAACTAGACAAATGGAAGTAGCTTTTATTTCTGCAGCACTGTATTCACACTTTCAATGTAAAGTTCAACTATAAACCAAGTTGGTGATGCTGTAGGTCAAATATTTAACCCCACAGGAAGCAAATATTACCACATAAGAATgctcaatttaaaaaaaagtgtgcGCCAATAACAAAAGGTGCAATTACAAGCAAATTGAAGCAGCAATAGTATAAGGTGCTTTGATTCATCCTTTGTATAATCTGATTATTCATGGACAGATTTAATAACAAGTAAATTTTACATCACTCCTACAGACCATAACAAATATGAGAATCTAAAATTCATCCACATGCTATGTAAATATGAAAgtgctttttatataaaaaggatACATATagatcaattttttttttaccgaAATCACTGTGTGGCTTATTCTTTAAATGTAAAAATGATACAGCTTAATTAGGGGAGGgataatttttcaaaactttcaCTGGAAACAATGAAAGTGCCAAATTGTTGCTACATATGCTTAAACCACTTGTTTAGGAAAATCGAAGTACCATTCCATGATACAAACACAGACgtacatatattattattatttatcgaatttatataccgccctgtacccagaggtctcagggcggttcacagaataaaatcaaaatataaaaccacaaaatacataatcaaaataaaagcaacaacccaataacccccccaaaaaacccccacattttaaaagggcataggatgtcaatcaaatcaaccaaaggcctggttaaaaaggaacatttttaccttgcgcctaaagatgtataatgaaggtgccaggcaaacttctctggagagaacattccacggatggggagccaatgcagagaaggcccgttcttgtgttgccaccctctgggcctctcgaGGAGGCACACAAGGAAGTGTGATTAATTTTACACAAATTTATATGCAAATATACTCAAAGTCCCATTGTCTCTCCACCTCACACAAATTTGCTAATTCCTCACATAACCCTTGTCTCTGTGTTGCCTTTCATAGATGTAACaaaagagaagagagggagaaattacCCTGGATAAATACAAAAACGGGGTTCAGAACATACAGAATTTAGTTTACAAGCTTATAAATTGTAGTTAAGTATTTTATCTGCTTGAACAGCATTTTCAGATATTAGTGCAATAGAAGAGGCAGTAAAGTTAAGATTGTGTTTCATCCATTTACTGGTTCACGTAACAGAAATATTATTTCATCCATTATGAAAAGGGTAAAGAACACAAAATGGTCATTTTTCAGAGTCAGAAATGTTTAAGGCCATAGGGCCAATTTTATCctatagttttttgggggggcacagtACTTTTGTCAATCTCTATAACTAGACACCCATAGAGAGGAATTATTAACATATTTATAAACCCAACAGATTTATGAAAGGCAGTATAACAGAGGTACTCTAGCATCAGATGTTTTAAAAGACCATGGATATGAACAAAAAATCCAgaaaataaaaacccagaagtatgtgGAAGAAATATTTCCTAATACAaatgagattatatatatatataataaagagTTAATATATGTATTCAGGTTTTCCCCAATGGCACTGATTCCAGATGATCTTGCTTAATTAAGGTGCCAGTTTGAACATATTGATCCTGGCATCAGAAAACCATATTCGGCAGGAACAAATATTGGGCCAAcattctcccccttcctcccactGCATGTCAATTTTAGTACTTTGATCATAGTATCTTTAATCACAATTTCCCATAAGGTCTGAAATGGGGAAGGATTATTGTAATGTCAGTTTGTTAACCAAGATCTAAAAGCACAGGAAAAAGTCGAGAAAGGCTACGGCTACTTAGGCAACAGCTTGTAGACCACTTATATGGGGTTCTTATATCTTTTAGTTATTAGGACACAACAAAGGTTGAAATCTTGTGCTATATGAGGCTTTCATTTACTGTAACTGACTAGCTTCAGACATACGCAGGGAACTTTCTCCTACTATTGTAAACAAATCTGTTTTTTATGCCTTCATTAGAATCATATTTACTGAAATGTAAACTGTTCATGTTTACTTAGATTTCACTGATAACATCAGAAAGAACATATTTTAGagtaagcatttttatttaaaaaattacatgCAAATGTTATGGGAAGAATATGTCAAGTTTGCATTTCAGGAGTGAATATTTACTTTACAGATTTGTGTGAAGAGATAATAACACTGGTGATGAAATATGATGTAAGCTGCTTGTTTATAACTAACTTAGTGCTGCAAGGGAGCTGCAGTTTAAGGGACTGCTCCATCCTGTTAGAGAAAATGAAGGATGTGAAGTAACTTCCATCAAAACTGCACCCAGGACTTGCTTTGCCATCACTCCATTGCTAATGTCCTTTCC
Proteins encoded in this region:
- the GPR160 gene encoding probable G-protein coupled receptor 160; the encoded protein is MAAIFCENCSFSYFQHGQASHHSEASGALLLIMLGKVMLNLFLLQVQKPNLRESYMGYFCKSLAFVDFVLLATMSFIACFQDFMLLGVRFTVYHICLLAQIAALAYGILFYPVSFVAGLDYYFTITQTSKHPNMCWRTLYTVAVAFTWISVLCYVLNLPGSSIGLEVSHSNSAYQCPFYTSSQSYWLTVGMLFIICLVLVFCWSEVVDMVKSMKLISIEREVVLFFPYMPECSLRDSAKHFLTRLLICFIGTWAPFVLLQMLILFLGAEIPACIEMNVPWLYFANSFIIGIAFWVRRHQIEMTEETWDVDPFVSWKFCFAPFNCQDEEKTQKPTTQSLIC